The Lytechinus pictus isolate F3 Inbred chromosome 10, Lp3.0, whole genome shotgun sequence genome includes a window with the following:
- the LOC129269188 gene encoding axin-1-like — MSLEVYRFLADSGGSQLSERPPVPGEETEDRGSVSSSVKSGKQSDQSAGTPRRSNLKDATFKGGMLEGAPLGFEPEGSASVTPPYTRWTESLHALLSDEDGIQLFKHYLIQEGAENPLLFWLATQGFKKKSDSDPVRTDLAKLIYRRFIKKDGQQVVRLHGSTRNHVAESIRTNKVDSNLFDASQMEVEEYMRETSYPMFLKSDVYVQYVNNGGVSPKSSEGCSSNGSNSHPAQAGYLPTLPEDSELSDLPQAGSLTADLLLRSSHHRHNTDRYQDRLYPGLLGSQNPYHPGCAAIAPATSNNDSELQSLSSDAISDDTMSLTDSSVDGFPVRSRQQQKRRQKRNMKYNIRQNGKVMTHLPCPRAHPRELPPTDPVEFAKKLTEKLEKVLAEREAKERLAAKLRKVEEEEHECKTPASTTMRAPGNQIFPVHDFVEDDPNSILEDHMSRVFRDSNRHTPRSQSPDHHRNKMPPSMANVPQVSLHPKQITSHPHHSRHHMSKSQKELIVPPNMASVGLAETPYMTYIEDNVRHKKRSSKKSDISSISKTTDSGIYEGPPSLPSDSENSMKRVADWIREGDEQPDPRLATQPMHHKQRHRMHPEHNNTMTMSTMSKKPVQYNTSRPNSMERERTHTPTTNLAKRSSPHLPKQPFIQDPKMPLMQPPEPLTVLEEARRRIDMSSRQQRMISKTSDPRKEKRPGMMPTMPSSMSGQTRSTMPTSISDNQIYPGLSRPPTTGGKRPTSSSSSSKSRPTSSSGTMEKKVQPSITIAYYLCNDPIPYRTSLPGSEITLRQFKALISKKGTYRYTFKMPSTEFESGVVHQILVDDDAVLPLYEGKVVGKVESVDDN; from the exons ATGAGTCTGGAAGTGTATAGGTTCTTAGCTGATAGCGGAGGGAGTCAGCTTTCGGAACGACCTCCAGTACCTGGAGAAGAGACTGAGGATAGAGGTAGTGTGTCATCGAGTGTTAAAAGTGGGAAGCAAAGTGACCAGTCAGCAGGTACTCCAAGACGGTCAAATTTGAAGGATGCCACTTTTAAAGGAGGAATGTTGGAAGGGGCACCACTTGGTTTCGAACCAGAAGGTTCGGCATCTGTGACGCCGCCGTACACAAGATGGACAGAATCCTTGCATGCATTGCTTTCGGACGAGGATGGGATTCAGCTTTTCAAACACTATCTTATTCAGGAAGGTGCAGAGAACCCTCTGTTATTCTGGCTTGCCACGCAAGGATTCAAGAAGAAGTCTGATAGTGATCCTGTCAGAACTGATCTTGCGAAACTAATTTATAGAAGATTTATCAAGAAAGATGGACAACAGGTCGTAAGGCTGCATGGCTCGACAAGGAACCATGTAGCAGAATCAATAAGAACTAACAAAGTAGACAGTAATCTGTTTGATGCATCGCAGATGGAAGTAGAGGAATACATGCGGGAGACATCCTATCCTATGTTCCTCAAGTCAGATGTTTATGTGCAATATGTGAATAATGGTGGGGTTAGTCCTAAGAGTTCTGAAGGATGCTCCAGTAATGGTAGTAATAGTCATCCTGCACAGGCAGGCTACCTCCCAACTTTGCCGGAGGATTCAGAACTTTCAGACCTTCCACAAGCGGGGTCTCTCACAGCAGATCTCTTGTTGAGGAGTAGTCATCACAGGCATAATACAGACAGATATCAGGACAG ATTATACCCTGGATTATTAGGTAGTCAGAATCCATATCACCCAGGCTGCGCAGCCATAGCACCTGCAACGTCAAACAATGATTCTGAGTTACAATCTCTGAGCAGTGATGCTATCTCAGACGACACCATGTCTCTAACAGACTCCAGTGT GGATGGTTTTCCAGTAAGGTCGAGGCAGCAACAGAAGAGGAGACAGAagcgaaatatgaaatataatatcagACAGAATGGAAAAGTAATGACTCATCTTCCTTGTCCG cGTGCTCATCCTAGAGAACTACCACCAACAGACCCGGTTGAATTCGCAAAGAAATTAACTGAGAAGTTAGAGAAGGTTCTTGCAGAAAGGGAAGCTAAAGAAAGACTTGCTGCCAAATTACGCAAAGTTGAg gaagaggaacaTGAGTGTAAAACACCGGCATCAACGACCATGAGGGCTCCTGGCAACCAAATATTCCCCGTCCATGATTTTGTGGAGGATGACCCTAATAGTATTCTGGAGGACCATATGTCTAGGGTGTTCAGAGACTCAAACCGGCATACGCCGCGTTCCCAGTCACCCGATCATCATAGGAATAAAATGCCGCCCTCTATGGCCAACGTGCCCCAGGTCTCGTTACATCCGAAACAGATCACATCCCACCCACATCATAGTAGACATCACATGTCAAAATCCCAGAAAGAACTCATAGTGCCACCCAATATGGCCAGCGTTGGTTTGGCTGAGACGCCGTACATGACGTACATTGAGGATAATGTGAGACATAAAAAAAGAAGTAGTAAAAAGTCTGACATTTCATCTATTTCTAAAACAACAGACAGTGGAATTTATGAAGGACCACCATCATTGCCATCAGATTCAGAGAA TTCCATGAAACGTGTTGCTGATTGGATCCGAGAGGGTGACGAACAGCCTGATCCAAGGTTAGCAACTCAACCTATGCATCATAAGCAGAGACATCGAATGCATCCCGAGCATAACAATACTATGACAATGTCAAC AATGTCAAAGAAGCCAGTCCAATATAACACATCCCGACCCAACTCAATGGAGCGTGAAAGGACACATACACCAACCACTAACCTGGCAAAGAGAAGTTCACCTCACCTTCCTAAGCAACCTTTCATCCAGGATCCTAAGATGCCTCTGATGCAACCACCGGAACCATTGACAGTCTTGGAAGAAGCTAGGAGAAGGATTGATATGTCTAGTAGACAACAAAGAATGATCAG TAAAACCAGTGATCCTCGTAAGGAGAAAAGGCCTGGTATGATGCCTACCATGCCGTCATCAATGTCAGGTCAGACGAGATCGACGATGCCCACGAGTATCTCTGATAACCAGATATATCCGGGTCTCTCTAGACCTCCTACCACTGGAGG GAAGCGGCCCACCTCCTCGTCTTCCTCCAGTAAAAGCCGGCCCACCTCGTCAAGTGGTACTATGGAGAAGAAGGTCCAACCAAGTATCACCATTGCGTACTATCTCTGTAATGATCCTATTCCATATAGGACAAGCTTACCGGGATCTGAGATCACTCTGAGACAGTTCAAGGCTCTCATCTCAAAGAAGGGTACTTACAG GTACACATTTAAGATGCCAAGCACTGAATTTGAATCTGGAGTAGTTCATCAGATCTTAGTAGACGATGATGCAGTATTGCCTCTGTATGAAGGGAAAGTGGTAGGCAAGGTGGAGTCAGTGGATGACAACTAA